In Thalassotalea sp. Sam97, a single window of DNA contains:
- the rpsQ gene encoding 30S ribosomal protein S17, whose amino-acid sequence MSETIRTLQGTVVSNKMDKSITVLIERRVKHPIYGKFMIRSTKLKAHDEANVCNEGDVVTIRECAPISKTKSWTLVDVVEKA is encoded by the coding sequence ATGAGCGAAACTATTCGTACTCTACAAGGCACCGTTGTCAGTAACAAAATGGACAAGTCTATCACTGTACTGATCGAGCGTCGTGTTAAGCACCCTATCTACGGTAAGTTCATGATCCGTTCAACTAAGTTGAAAGCGCATGATGAAGCTAACGTATGTAACGAAGGTGATGTAGTAACAATTCGTGAATGTGCTCCTATTTCAAAAACTAAGTCTTGGACTCTAGTTGACGTTGTAGAAAAAGCATAA
- the rpmC gene encoding 50S ribosomal protein L29 produces MKASELKDKSIEELNAELLSLLREQFNYRMQASTGQLAQTHLLRNVRRDIARVKTILNQKAAS; encoded by the coding sequence ATGAAAGCTAGTGAACTAAAAGACAAAAGCATTGAAGAGCTTAATGCTGAATTACTAAGCTTATTGCGTGAACAGTTTAACTATCGCATGCAAGCAAGCACTGGTCAGCTAGCTCAAACACATTTGCTACGTAACGTACGTCGCGATATCGCACGTGTTAAGACAATCCTAAACCAGAAGGCGGCTTCATAA
- the rplP gene encoding 50S ribosomal protein L16 encodes MLQPKRTKFRKQMKLRNRGLAHTGSSVNFGSFGLKSVERGRMTARQIEAARRAMTRHIKRQGKIWIRVFPDKPITKKPLEVRMGKGKGSVEYWVCQIQPGRVLYEMEGVSEELAREAFSLAAAKLPFKTTFVTRKVM; translated from the coding sequence ATGTTACAACCAAAACGTACTAAATTCCGCAAGCAGATGAAACTGCGTAACCGTGGTCTAGCTCACACTGGTAGCTCAGTTAACTTCGGTTCTTTCGGTTTGAAATCTGTAGAGCGTGGTCGTATGACTGCTCGTCAAATCGAAGCGGCTCGTCGTGCAATGACACGTCACATTAAACGTCAAGGTAAAATCTGGATCCGTGTATTCCCAGACAAGCCAATTACCAAGAAGCCTCTTGAGGTTCGTATGGGTAAAGGTAAAGGTTCTGTTGAATACTGGGTATGCCAAATTCAGCCAGGTCGTGTATTGTATGAAATGGAAGGTGTAAGCGAAGAGCTAGCACGTGAAGCATTCTCACTTGCAGCTGCTAAACTACCTTTCAAGACAACTTTCGTAACTCGTAAGGTAATGTAA
- the rpsC gene encoding 30S ribosomal protein S3 has translation MGQKVHPTGIRLGITKPFASTWYANTKEYAANIKGDHEVRAYLTEELKRASLSKIVIERPAKSIRVTIHTARPGVVIGKKGEDVEKLRKKVSQIAGVPAQINIAEVRKPEMDAQLVADSIASQLERRVMFRRAMKRAVQNAMRLGAKGIKVQVSGRLGGADIARAEWYREGRVPLHTLRADIDYATARADTTYGVIGVKVWIFKGEVIGGMPLEVEAPAKPKRKGKGKSSK, from the coding sequence ATGGGTCAGAAAGTACATCCTACCGGTATTCGCCTAGGTATCACGAAACCTTTCGCGTCTACTTGGTATGCAAATACTAAAGAATATGCAGCTAACATCAAAGGTGACCACGAAGTTCGTGCTTACCTAACTGAAGAGTTAAAGCGTGCATCTTTGTCGAAAATTGTTATTGAGCGTCCAGCTAAGTCTATTCGCGTTACTATCCACACTGCACGTCCAGGTGTTGTGATTGGTAAGAAAGGTGAAGACGTTGAGAAATTACGTAAGAAAGTTTCTCAAATCGCTGGTGTACCTGCACAAATCAACATTGCTGAAGTTCGTAAGCCAGAAATGGATGCGCAACTAGTAGCTGACAGCATCGCGAGCCAATTAGAGCGTCGTGTTATGTTCCGTCGTGCTATGAAGCGTGCTGTACAAAACGCTATGCGTTTAGGTGCTAAAGGTATCAAAGTACAAGTTAGCGGTCGTTTAGGCGGTGCGGATATCGCACGTGCTGAATGGTATCGTGAAGGTCGTGTACCATTACACACTTTACGTGCTGATATCGATTACGCAACAGCTCGTGCAGACACTACCTACGGTGTTATTGGTGTTAAAGTCTGGATCTTCAAAGGTGAAGTTATCGGTGGCATGCCTCTAGAGGTTGAAGCACCGGCTAAGCCGAAGAGAAAAGGCAAAGGCAAGAGCAGCAAGTAA
- the rplV gene encoding 50S ribosomal protein L22, which yields MEAIAKHKFARGSAQKARLVVDQIRGLHVEKALEILEYSNKSAAVLVKKVLNSAIANAEHNEGADIDELFVKTIMVDDGPTMKRIKPRAKGRADRILKRTSHITVVVSDS from the coding sequence ATGGAAGCTATCGCTAAACATAAATTTGCCCGTGGTTCAGCTCAAAAAGCTCGTTTGGTTGTTGACCAAATCCGCGGTTTACACGTTGAGAAAGCTCTTGAAATTCTAGAATACAGCAACAAGTCTGCTGCTGTTCTAGTTAAGAAAGTTCTTAACTCTGCAATCGCTAATGCTGAGCACAACGAAGGTGCAGACATTGATGAACTATTCGTAAAAACCATTATGGTTGACGATGGTCCAACAATGAAACGTATTAAACCTCGTGCGAAAGGTCGCGCGGATCGTATCCTTAAGCGTACTAGCCACATTACTGTGGTTGTATCTGATAGCTAG
- the rpsS gene encoding 30S ribosomal protein S19, producing MPRSLKKGPFIDLHLLTKVEKALESGNKKPIKTWSRRSMIIPSMIGLTIAVHNGRQHVPVFVTDEMIGHKLGEFAPTRTYRGHAADKKAKKR from the coding sequence ATGCCACGTTCTCTCAAGAAAGGTCCATTTATTGACCTGCACTTGTTAACGAAGGTAGAGAAAGCTCTGGAAAGCGGGAACAAGAAACCTATCAAAACTTGGTCTCGTCGTTCAATGATCATCCCTTCGATGATCGGATTGACCATTGCTGTCCATAATGGCCGTCAACACGTTCCAGTATTCGTTACCGATGAAATGATCGGTCACAAGCTGGGTGAATTTGCACCTACTCGTACTTATCGCGGCCACGCTGCTGATAAGAAAGCGAAGAAAAGATAA
- the rplB gene encoding 50S ribosomal protein L2 produces MAVVKCKPTSPGRRHVVKVVNPELYKGKPYAPLLEKNSKSGGRNNTGRITVRHVGGGHKHHYRVIDFKRTKDGIPAKVERLEYDPNRSANIALVLYADGERRYILAPKGLKAGDTVQSGVDAPISAGNTMPLRNVPLGSVIHAIELKPGKGAQIARAAGTYAQLVAKDGAYVTLRLRSGEMRKVEAECRATLGEIGNAEHMLRSLGKAGASRWRGVRPTVRGVAMNPVDHPHGGGEGRTSGGRHPVSPWGVPTKGYKTRKNKRTDKFIVRRRTK; encoded by the coding sequence ATGGCAGTTGTAAAATGTAAACCTACTTCTCCGGGTCGTCGCCACGTCGTTAAAGTGGTTAACCCTGAGTTATACAAAGGTAAGCCTTACGCACCTCTACTAGAGAAAAACTCTAAGTCTGGTGGTCGTAACAACACTGGTCGTATTACAGTTCGTCACGTTGGCGGTGGTCACAAGCACCACTACCGCGTAATCGACTTTAAGCGTACTAAAGACGGTATCCCAGCGAAAGTTGAGCGTTTGGAATATGATCCAAACCGTAGTGCTAACATCGCACTAGTACTTTACGCAGACGGTGAGCGTCGTTACATCTTGGCTCCTAAAGGCCTAAAAGCTGGTGATACAGTACAGTCTGGTGTTGATGCACCAATCTCTGCTGGTAACACTATGCCACTACGTAACGTTCCTCTAGGTTCTGTTATTCACGCAATCGAGCTTAAGCCTGGTAAAGGCGCACAAATCGCTCGTGCCGCGGGTACTTACGCACAGTTAGTAGCTAAAGATGGCGCTTACGTAACTCTACGTCTTCGTTCAGGCGAAATGCGTAAAGTTGAAGCTGAGTGTCGTGCGACTCTAGGTGAAATCGGTAACGCAGAACACATGTTGCGTTCACTAGGTAAAGCGGGTGCTTCTCGCTGGCGTGGTGTTCGTCCAACCGTTCGTGGTGTTGCGATGAACCCGGTAGATCACCCACACGGTGGTGGTGAAGGTCGTACTTCTGGTGGTCGTCACCCTGTATCTCCATGGGGCGTACCAACTAAAGGTTACAAGACTCGTAAGAACAAGCGTACTGACAAGTTCATCGTACGTCGTCGTACTAAGTAG